The Magnolia sinica isolate HGM2019 chromosome 9, MsV1, whole genome shotgun sequence genome contains a region encoding:
- the LOC131255188 gene encoding uncharacterized protein LOC131255188 — MSESDIGANTSDYAEGRATPELSDSHPDASPEVNEVNSDDFANEQASPSAAAKEEEREAPTDIEESNREEKMDSSNRGAVGDSDDEPLVISLCLLIFGLDCLASYVAIE; from the exons ATGTCAGAAAGCGACATTGGTGCTAATACTAGCGATTACGCTGAAGGAAGAGCTACCCCTGAATTATCAGATTCTCACCCCGACGCTAGTCCTGAAGTCAATGAAGTTAATTCAG ATGATTTTGCAAACGAACAAGCATCTCCTTCAGCAGCCGCGAAGGAGGAGGAACGAGAGGCCCCAACAGACATAGAAGAATCAAACAGAGAAGAGAAAATGGATTCTTCCAACAGAGGAGCTGTAGGAGATTCGGATGATGAACCCCTTGTAATCTCTCTTTGCCTTCTCATCTTTGGACTAGATTGCTTAGCATCTTACGTTGCCATTGAATAA